The following proteins come from a genomic window of Pseudomonas sp. Z8(2022):
- a CDS encoding VF530 family protein: MTSNDPLHGLTLQAILTALVERIGWQGLAHQVDVRCFKHEPSIKSSLTFLRKTPWARAKVEQLYLQQFKG; encoded by the coding sequence ATGACCAGCAACGACCCGCTCCACGGCCTGACCCTGCAGGCAATACTCACCGCTCTGGTGGAGCGTATCGGTTGGCAGGGGCTGGCGCATCAGGTCGATGTGCGCTGTTTCAAGCATGAGCCCAGCATCAAGTCGAGCCTGACCTTTCTGCGCAAGACGCCATGGGCGCGGGCCAAGGTCGAGCAGCTCTACCTGCAGCAATTCAAGGGCTGA